The proteins below come from a single Desulfovibrio sp. genomic window:
- the lipA gene encoding lipoyl synthase: MSALPVCQPDTDASSAPDQPVSLEVLDLGRIEYGEALNFQKRRVESRVSDAVDDTLLLLEHEPVITMGRGGTAAHLHVTEEQLQRQGVGLYWVERGGMATFHGPGQLVAYPVIRLRQKDLHLYMKKLLAAIASVVRSFGLEPQLGVHGPGVWVNGGKIASVGVAVRKWVTFHGMALNVNTDVNWFRLITPCGNPAERITSMAAEFGSQVDFAEVSRRFVQAFAREFDFAPRTGLAASRPAWLTVSLRPDAGIRPVENMLADLNLHTVCQEAQCPNKGECYSRGTSTFIIMGDRCTRGCRYCAVAKGSPAPLDPSEPDNVAQAVHRLGLHHAVITSVTRDDLPDGGADHFVRTIKAIRRTSPQTSIEVLVPDFQGDRNALEAVCAARPDMFNHNLETVRRLFAQVRPGASYQTSLEVLQYAANQGLRVKSGIMLGLGETWSEIRLALADLLAHGCRFLTLGQYLAPSGAHVPVARHLAPDEFDHWKATALAMGFTGVASAPLVRSSYRAEAMLTSLTDAAPLAANTCEAC, encoded by the coding sequence ATGTCCGCCTTACCCGTTTGCCAGCCAGATACCGATGCCAGCTCCGCGCCCGACCAGCCTGTTTCGCTGGAGGTGCTGGATCTGGGGCGCATCGAATACGGCGAAGCCCTGAATTTTCAAAAGCGCCGCGTGGAGTCGCGCGTCAGCGACGCCGTGGACGATACCCTCCTGCTGCTTGAGCACGAGCCTGTCATCACCATGGGGCGTGGGGGCACGGCGGCCCATCTGCACGTGACCGAGGAGCAGTTGCAGCGTCAGGGAGTCGGGCTCTACTGGGTAGAACGCGGCGGCATGGCGACCTTTCACGGTCCCGGCCAGCTTGTGGCCTATCCTGTTATCCGCCTGCGGCAAAAAGACCTGCACCTGTATATGAAAAAACTGCTGGCAGCCATCGCCTCGGTGGTGCGCTCCTTCGGGCTTGAGCCGCAACTGGGTGTCCACGGCCCCGGAGTGTGGGTAAACGGCGGCAAAATTGCCAGCGTGGGCGTGGCCGTGCGCAAATGGGTGACCTTTCACGGCATGGCCCTGAACGTGAATACCGATGTGAACTGGTTCCGCCTCATTACCCCCTGCGGCAACCCGGCGGAACGCATTACCTCCATGGCTGCCGAGTTTGGAAGTCAGGTTGATTTTGCCGAAGTTTCGCGCCGTTTTGTACAGGCCTTTGCCCGCGAGTTCGACTTTGCACCCCGCACCGGGCTGGCTGCAAGCCGACCGGCCTGGCTGACTGTTTCCCTGCGGCCTGATGCCGGGATACGCCCGGTGGAGAACATGCTGGCCGACCTCAACCTGCACACCGTGTGTCAGGAGGCCCAGTGCCCCAACAAGGGCGAATGCTATTCGCGCGGCACTTCAACTTTCATCATCATGGGCGACAGATGCACCCGAGGCTGCCGCTACTGCGCCGTTGCCAAGGGATCGCCCGCGCCTCTTGATCCATCCGAGCCGGACAACGTCGCGCAGGCCGTGCACAGGCTGGGGCTGCACCATGCGGTCATTACCTCCGTAACGCGAGACGACCTGCCGGACGGCGGCGCGGATCATTTTGTGCGCACCATCAAGGCCATACGCCGCACAAGCCCGCAGACCAGCATTGAAGTGCTGGTGCCGGACTTTCAGGGCGACCGCAACGCTCTTGAGGCGGTGTGCGCCGCCCGCCCCGACATGTTCAACCATAATCTTGAAACCGTGCGGCGGCTTTTTGCTCAGGTGCGCCCTGGGGCCAGCTATCAAACTTCACTTGAAGTGCTGCAATACGCTGCCAATCAAGGTCTGCGCGTAAAATCCGGCATCATGCTGGGCCTTGGCGAAACATGGAGCGAAATCCGCCTCGCCCTGGCCGATCTGCTGGCGCACGGCTGCCGCTTTCTGACGCTTGGGCAATATCTTGCGCCCTCTGGCGCGCACGTGCCTGTGGCGCGGCATCTGGCCCCTGACGAATTTGACCACTGGAAGGCAACGGCCCTTGCCATGGGCTTTACAGGCGTGGCTTCCGCCCCGCTGGTGCGCAGTTCGTACCGCGCGGAGGCCATGCTGACCAGTCTGACAGACGCGGCCCCGCTGGCTGCCAATACTTGCGAAGCGTGCTGA
- a CDS encoding cytochrome c3 family protein: MKLRMRKRGQTMAAPMFQAARTLTAHAVAACMIAACIVLSAAALPAHAASDQQNAEVRPARTWFIDESGFHASAHANMSCADCHAEQADHQHPWADKLNKPASTAFDRETCLQCHGDVEDNLAKGMHGGKPVMKTQDYNNCITCHNPHYVLAPEARAKGLRPAGDMSQSCGVCHKAQTDLPKPAPDVAACLSCHGLKTGKGMLPASGIAAGAAISTAKPQGGSQAAPVAFNKGKEPQGPVMCLSCHGPESNAATPAGAMPRISAEGMKSMTHGDMNCLTCHKDAARYPHNRQERVNCLTCHTRHDEKKIHDAHSNVSCGACHLSGVTPVLKDGKVDYVINSGPLNVHSMTLASGTASCVRCHSAGPAAAGGSTNGFAGNGKVGAANAILPPKSVLCMGCHAATFSVQDTPVQIGLGIFVLVFAGMGLFWFSCANLGKGSPQKVTDTAADAATGQSHGCPAPHQHASAENRWAALCCDVFLQRRLYRESPLRWAVHALIFFPFLFRFVWGLLGLTGSLLSPAQKWPWLLLDKNWGAGAFLFDLSGLALLLGLLLAAVLWRREKSAAANAPRHDWLALYLLLGITLTGFVLEGMRIALTGMPEGSGYAFAGHALALGLAPLGQATLARIYGWGWYVHAVLTALTVAYIPFSQLRHMFTAPLFLLVQTIRGRH, from the coding sequence ATGAAGCTGAGGATGCGCAAACGCGGCCAAACCATGGCCGCCCCGATGTTTCAGGCGGCCCGTACGCTGACGGCCCATGCTGTTGCGGCCTGCATGATAGCGGCCTGTATCGTGCTATCAGCGGCTGCCTTGCCCGCCCATGCGGCCAGTGACCAGCAGAACGCCGAGGTCAGGCCGGCCAGAACGTGGTTTATTGATGAATCTGGCTTTCATGCCTCTGCCCACGCCAACATGTCGTGCGCAGACTGCCACGCTGAGCAGGCCGATCACCAGCACCCATGGGCCGACAAACTCAACAAGCCCGCCAGTACGGCATTTGACCGGGAAACCTGCCTGCAATGCCACGGCGACGTTGAAGATAATCTGGCAAAAGGGATGCACGGCGGCAAACCGGTAATGAAAACGCAGGACTATAACAACTGCATTACCTGTCACAACCCGCACTATGTTCTCGCGCCCGAGGCCAGAGCCAAGGGCCTGCGCCCTGCGGGCGACATGAGCCAATCCTGCGGCGTATGCCACAAGGCTCAGACAGACCTGCCCAAACCAGCGCCCGATGTGGCCGCCTGCCTTTCCTGCCACGGTCTCAAAACCGGCAAGGGCATGCTTCCCGCTAGTGGTATTGCCGCTGGCGCGGCAATCTCTACCGCCAAGCCCCAGGGCGGTTCCCAAGCAGCGCCTGTGGCCTTCAACAAGGGCAAGGAACCGCAGGGGCCGGTTATGTGCCTCTCTTGCCACGGGCCGGAATCAAACGCTGCCACGCCTGCCGGGGCCATGCCCAGAATCTCCGCCGAGGGCATGAAATCCATGACCCACGGGGACATGAACTGCCTCACCTGCCACAAGGATGCGGCACGGTATCCTCACAACAGGCAGGAGCGCGTCAACTGCCTCACCTGCCACACAAGGCATGACGAAAAGAAAATCCATGATGCCCACAGCAATGTGAGCTGCGGCGCGTGCCATCTTTCCGGCGTTACCCCGGTGCTCAAGGACGGCAAGGTTGATTATGTCATCAATTCCGGGCCGCTCAATGTGCACTCCATGACCCTTGCCAGCGGCACTGCCTCCTGCGTGCGCTGCCACAGCGCCGGCCCAGCTGCCGCTGGCGGCTCCACAAACGGCTTTGCGGGCAACGGCAAGGTTGGCGCCGCCAACGCCATTCTGCCGCCCAAGAGCGTGCTCTGCATGGGGTGCCACGCGGCTACATTCAGTGTGCAGGATACCCCCGTCCAGATCGGCCTTGGTATATTTGTGCTGGTCTTTGCTGGCATGGGGCTGTTCTGGTTCTCTTGCGCCAATCTGGGCAAGGGATCGCCGCAAAAGGTTACAGATACGGCTGCGGATGCCGCAACGGGCCAGAGCCACGGCTGCCCCGCGCCGCACCAGCACGCAAGCGCGGAAAACCGCTGGGCTGCCCTGTGCTGCGATGTCTTTCTGCAACGGCGGCTCTATCGCGAATCCCCCCTGCGCTGGGCCGTGCATGCGCTCATATTCTTCCCCTTCCTGTTCCGCTTTGTCTGGGGTCTGCTGGGTCTGACGGGTTCGCTTCTGTCGCCCGCGCAGAAATGGCCCTGGCTGCTGCTGGACAAAAACTGGGGTGCTGGAGCCTTCCTCTTTGATCTGAGCGGGCTTGCCCTGTTGCTGGGCCTGTTGCTGGCCGCCGTGCTGTGGCGGCGCGAAAAGAGCGCTGCTGCAAACGCGCCGCGCCACGACTGGCTTGCGCTGTATCTGCTGCTGGGCATCACGCTTACGGGCTTTGTGCTTGAAGGCATGCGCATCGCCCTCACGGGCATGCCAGAAGGTAGCGGCTATGCCTTTGCCGGGCATGCGCTGGCACTGGGGCTCGCTCCCCTTGGGCAGGCAACGCTGGCGCGCATCTACGGCTGGGGCTGGTACGTTCATGCGGTGCTGACCGCGCTGACGGTGGCTTACATACCCTTCAGCCAGTTGCGGCACATGTTCACGGCTCCCCTGTTCCTGCTTGTTCAGACCATTCGCGGCCGCCACTAA
- a CDS encoding GDSL-type esterase/lipase family protein, whose product MIIACLGDSLTYGYGIPRPKVWTTLLARHTGIDVRNCGINGDTTGGMLARFHQHVVQAGVDAVLIMGGFNDLALGAGLGTVKANIFALVQHSFSARVRPVLGVPIPVHAPITFPLLGSVDLPRACADYAALHQWIRVLAEDFSLQCVDFSQAFAGLPGQAGPTDGNASDRLSALYTDGLHPSEAGHELMAQQAARILG is encoded by the coding sequence ATGATTATTGCTTGTCTGGGCGACAGCCTCACTTACGGCTACGGCATTCCACGCCCCAAGGTATGGACAACCCTGCTGGCGCGGCACACGGGCATTGACGTGCGCAACTGCGGCATCAACGGCGACACCACAGGAGGCATGCTCGCCCGCTTTCACCAGCATGTGGTGCAGGCGGGCGTTGACGCGGTTCTGATCATGGGCGGGTTCAACGATCTGGCGTTGGGAGCAGGGCTTGGGACAGTCAAGGCCAATATTTTTGCGCTGGTGCAACACAGTTTCAGCGCACGGGTGCGCCCGGTGCTGGGAGTGCCCATTCCCGTGCATGCGCCCATAACCTTCCCCCTGCTGGGCAGCGTTGATTTACCACGCGCCTGCGCGGACTACGCCGCCCTGCACCAATGGATACGCGTGCTCGCGGAGGATTTCTCTCTGCAATGCGTGGATTTTTCGCAGGCTTTTGCAGGCTTGCCCGGTCAGGCAGGCCCAACGGATGGTAATGCCTCTGACAGGCTGTCTGCACTCTATACAGACGGCCTGCACCCAAGCGAAGCGGGCCACGAGCTGATGGCGCAGCAGGCGGCCCGCATACTTGGCTGA
- a CDS encoding DUF116 domain-containing protein, which translates to MQWRLLDLPPLTAAENMALDEVLLEIRGSGRSQDTLRFLQFKPATVLVGFHQSIQEEIRLSYCREQGIDINRRITGGGGLLFDENQIGWELICDKAFFGVGIPNANLFRRLCEPTVTALRGMGIDAAFRPRNDIEVAGRKISGTGGTDCDAAFLFQGTLLVDFDVETMLKCLRVPVEKLKAKEIDSVKKRVTCLAWELGRVPASADIKAALADAFERHMGINLVPGGLTAEEEDKLAERLPYFQSQEWIDMVRPTYEKTEVVQGARKSPYGLVRVTMQLNMPRRVLKNVFITGDFLSFPARALFDLEAALRGQPLNTEHLCGIIHDFFNEGHIAIPDMNAEDICIPLRMAMEKADIARHGIPIEHCNRIFTTNGNFDQVLAAGPQALLLPYCAKLKDCDLRFTKACRACGECSVGEAWALGHERKLRTVCITNFEDLMEELGKLKGQGVSAFIGCCCQPFYIKHAEDFDRMGLPGILIDIENTTCYELDQSEAAHKGQFRSQTSLNMRLLHSILRVAQQAQCHAGR; encoded by the coding sequence ATGCAGTGGCGATTGCTTGATTTGCCGCCGCTTACGGCGGCGGAAAACATGGCCCTTGACGAGGTGCTGCTTGAAATTCGCGGCAGTGGCCGCTCACAGGATACGCTGCGCTTTTTGCAGTTCAAACCGGCAACTGTGCTGGTGGGCTTTCACCAGTCCATTCAGGAAGAAATCCGCCTTTCCTACTGCCGCGAGCAGGGAATCGACATCAACCGCCGCATCACGGGCGGCGGCGGCCTGCTGTTTGATGAAAACCAGATCGGCTGGGAGCTTATCTGCGACAAAGCCTTTTTTGGCGTGGGCATTCCCAACGCCAATCTGTTCCGCCGCCTGTGCGAGCCAACCGTCACTGCCCTGCGCGGCATGGGCATTGACGCAGCATTTCGCCCCCGCAACGACATAGAAGTTGCTGGCCGCAAGATATCCGGCACAGGCGGTACGGACTGCGACGCGGCCTTTCTGTTCCAGGGTACGCTGCTGGTGGATTTTGACGTGGAAACCATGCTCAAATGCCTGCGCGTGCCTGTGGAAAAGCTGAAAGCCAAGGAAATTGATTCCGTCAAAAAGCGCGTCACCTGTCTGGCGTGGGAGCTTGGGCGCGTACCAGCCAGCGCCGATATCAAGGCTGCCCTTGCCGATGCCTTTGAGCGGCACATGGGCATAAACCTCGTGCCCGGCGGCCTGACCGCCGAGGAGGAAGACAAGCTTGCCGAGCGCCTGCCCTATTTTCAGTCGCAGGAATGGATAGACATGGTGCGCCCCACCTATGAAAAAACAGAGGTGGTGCAAGGAGCGCGCAAATCGCCCTACGGCCTTGTGCGCGTGACCATGCAGCTCAACATGCCGCGCCGAGTTCTTAAAAACGTATTTATTACCGGAGACTTCCTGTCTTTTCCCGCGCGTGCCCTCTTTGACCTTGAGGCTGCCCTGCGCGGACAGCCCCTGAATACGGAGCACCTCTGCGGCATCATCCACGACTTTTTCAACGAGGGGCATATCGCCATACCCGACATGAATGCGGAAGACATCTGCATTCCCCTGCGCATGGCCATGGAAAAAGCCGACATTGCCCGCCACGGCATACCGATTGAACACTGCAACCGCATCTTCACCACCAACGGCAATTTTGATCAGGTGCTGGCCGCCGGGCCGCAAGCTCTCCTGCTGCCCTATTGCGCAAAACTCAAGGATTGCGACCTCCGCTTTACCAAGGCCTGCCGCGCCTGCGGCGAATGTTCCGTGGGCGAAGCCTGGGCTCTGGGGCATGAGCGCAAACTGCGCACGGTCTGCATAACCAACTTTGAAGATCTCATGGAAGAACTGGGCAAGCTCAAGGGGCAAGGCGTGTCCGCCTTCATCGGCTGCTGCTGCCAGCCATTCTACATCAAACATGCGGAAGATTTTGACCGCATGGGCCTGCCCGGCATTCTCATAGATATAGAAAACACCACCTGCTACGAGCTGGATCAGAGCGAGGCCGCCCATAAGGGGCAGTTCCGCAGCCAGACAAGCCTGAACATGCGCCTGCTGCACTCCATTTTGCGCGTAGCGCAGCAGGCGCAATGCCATGCCGGGAGGTAG
- a CDS encoding MerR family transcriptional regulator, whose translation MTKQGYTISQMSEISKISKKALRFYDDLGLISSKRHGGNNYRYYTQDELLAIPPLKYYKQMGFNLSEIRAAFEVGSNTSLSALRKIFMSKIELLQQDEKLLFLRLTSVRDWLELLHEAEIVLENCQQSVSVKYIPPERMLFMDQTFVSDIKSAIINMDFTNYVEEVGNNITGPVIINFSSIENRVQNEEQPVKLLQKTVFPCGEDKMADYGGYLAASCYHIGSHETIGSTYRKLQRWCASNNYICDNGSHERYITDFWTTNNDSLFVTEVLVKVSRRGSVVHTPKFHFDSVDDL comes from the coding sequence ATGACAAAACAAGGGTACACCATCAGCCAGATGAGCGAGATTTCCAAGATCTCCAAAAAGGCTCTGCGCTTTTATGACGACCTCGGCCTTATTTCTTCCAAAAGGCATGGAGGCAACAACTACCGCTATTATACGCAGGATGAACTGCTCGCCATCCCGCCGCTGAAATACTACAAGCAGATGGGGTTCAACCTCAGTGAGATCCGCGCCGCTTTTGAAGTGGGCAGCAATACCTCGCTTTCCGCGCTGCGAAAAATATTCATGAGCAAGATTGAATTGTTGCAGCAGGATGAAAAGCTGTTGTTCCTGCGGCTTACATCTGTGCGCGACTGGCTTGAACTGCTGCACGAAGCAGAAATTGTGCTGGAAAACTGCCAGCAGAGTGTGTCGGTGAAGTATATTCCACCGGAACGCATGCTTTTTATGGATCAGACCTTTGTTTCTGATATCAAGTCTGCCATTATCAACATGGATTTTACCAATTATGTTGAAGAAGTGGGCAATAATATCACCGGGCCGGTCATCATCAATTTTTCTTCCATAGAAAACAGGGTGCAAAACGAGGAGCAGCCCGTCAAACTGCTGCAAAAAACCGTGTTCCCCTGCGGGGAAGATAAAATGGCGGATTATGGCGGGTACTTGGCGGCAAGTTGCTACCATATAGGTTCGCACGAAACCATCGGCAGCACCTACCGCAAATTGCAGCGCTGGTGCGCTTCAAACAACTATATTTGCGACAATGGCTCGCACGAGCGCTACATTACCGACTTCTGGACCACCAACAACGATTCGCTCTTTGTTACAGAAGTACTGGTCAAGGTAAGCCGCAGAGGGAGTGTCGTGCACACCCCCAAATTCCATTTTGATTCAGTCGACGATCTGTAA
- a CDS encoding glycine cleavage system H protein, whose protein sequence is MEIAGYNMPEELYYDHYHFWTRVDGDELVIGMDDFAEKLAGQIVFVQLPFVGKAVTAGKKFAKVESGKWLGTVYSPADGEITAVNEELEANPTLINGDCYGKGWMYRIKPADMSQINTLIHGGKDVLEAWLQEDIKKFKKD, encoded by the coding sequence ATGGAAATTGCCGGATACAACATGCCCGAGGAACTGTACTACGACCACTACCACTTCTGGACCCGCGTTGACGGCGACGAACTGGTCATTGGCATGGACGACTTTGCCGAAAAGCTGGCAGGCCAGATCGTGTTTGTGCAGTTGCCCTTTGTGGGCAAGGCCGTCACCGCCGGGAAAAAGTTCGCCAAGGTGGAATCGGGCAAATGGCTTGGCACCGTCTACAGCCCCGCCGACGGCGAAATCACGGCAGTCAACGAAGAGCTGGAGGCCAACCCAACCCTCATCAACGGCGACTGCTACGGCAAGGGCTGGATGTACAGGATCAAGCCCGCCGACATGAGCCAGATCAATACCCTCATTCACGGCGGCAAGGACGTTCTTGAAGCATGGCTGCAAGAGGACATCAAGAAGTTCAAAAAGGATTAA
- a CDS encoding (Fe-S)-binding protein — translation MRHTAFSIRQRMALDACTECGQCLTVCPAVAASGDADLSAQVRMDNLKKLLRDRSFLWRALGEVLGREPVATPERLKEYGTSVFRCSLCGDCEEVCPAGLPLKNLWLALREELSRTGDAPEKIRMIRTNLEDSHNVFAEDNDERGDWVDDMRKPPKGGGQKARAEVVYFTGCVGAYFPLAQKIPMAFVEILEAAGVDFTIMAGDEWCCGFPLVGSGQSADLPAIIKHNVEAVKARGARKVVFTCPSCYQIWRESYPPEFELAHASEMVMQLVLENRLPLGELPMTVTYHDPCDLGRGGRVFDEPREVMARIPGLTLVEMEHNRRHCLCCGGGGNLEMIDPDLSAAMSKRKVEEAVRTGAQAIVTNCQQCVRTMTTYAKRNKVNIEVLDMSQLVARSLQAHASEAKARADSTAQAVQATALAQA, via the coding sequence ATGCGTCACACAGCATTCAGCATACGACAGCGCATGGCGCTCGACGCCTGCACCGAATGCGGGCAGTGCCTGACAGTGTGTCCGGCGGTGGCGGCATCGGGCGACGCGGATCTTTCGGCTCAGGTGCGTATGGACAACCTGAAAAAGCTCCTGCGCGACCGCAGTTTCCTCTGGCGGGCCTTGGGCGAAGTGCTGGGGCGCGAACCTGTGGCCACGCCGGAACGCCTCAAGGAATACGGCACTTCGGTGTTTCGCTGTTCGCTCTGTGGCGATTGCGAGGAAGTATGCCCCGCTGGCCTGCCCCTTAAAAATCTGTGGCTCGCCCTGCGCGAAGAACTTTCGCGCACGGGCGACGCCCCGGAAAAAATCCGCATGATCCGCACCAACCTTGAAGACAGCCACAACGTCTTTGCCGAAGACAACGACGAACGCGGCGACTGGGTGGACGACATGCGCAAGCCCCCCAAGGGCGGCGGGCAGAAAGCCAGGGCTGAAGTGGTCTATTTTACTGGCTGCGTAGGCGCGTACTTTCCGCTGGCGCAAAAAATACCTATGGCCTTTGTGGAAATTCTGGAAGCCGCAGGCGTGGATTTCACCATCATGGCAGGCGATGAATGGTGCTGCGGCTTCCCCCTTGTGGGTTCCGGCCAGAGCGCCGATCTGCCCGCCATCATCAAGCATAATGTGGAGGCTGTGAAGGCGCGGGGCGCGCGCAAGGTCGTGTTTACCTGCCCCTCCTGCTACCAGATCTGGCGCGAATCCTACCCGCCGGAATTCGAGCTGGCGCATGCCTCTGAAATGGTCATGCAGCTCGTGCTTGAAAACAGGCTGCCCCTTGGCGAGCTGCCCATGACAGTGACCTACCACGACCCCTGCGATCTGGGGCGCGGCGGGCGCGTGTTTGACGAGCCGCGCGAGGTCATGGCGCGCATTCCCGGCCTGACGCTTGTGGAAATGGAGCATAACAGGCGGCATTGCCTGTGCTGCGGCGGCGGCGGAAACCTGGAAATGATCGACCCCGATCTTTCGGCGGCCATGTCCAAGCGCAAGGTTGAAGAAGCCGTACGCACCGGAGCGCAGGCCATTGTGACCAACTGCCAGCAGTGCGTGCGCACCATGACCACCTATGCCAAGCGCAACAAGGTGAACATAGAAGTGCTGGACATGAGTCAGCTTGTGGCCCGCTCGCTCCAGGCGCACGCCAGTGAGGCAAAAGCCAGGGCAGACAGCACGGCACAAGCAGTTCAGGCGACGGCATTAGCGCAGGCGTAA
- a CDS encoding NAD(P)/FAD-dependent oxidoreductase encodes MRVLNCDVLVVGGGPAGSSAARAAALAGASVIVAERRRIVGRPVRCAEYIPAMLVGQANVGDEYIVQRTTGMRSFLHGRCIQDMSAPGCVIDREMFDQALARAAVSSGARILPGHAAVGREGGAGGKVLLSAPNSATVGVSAKVVIGADGPVSRVARWLGLPRPHCLPSIQVRLPLLEHQEHTHIYFDESIRAGYAWVFPKGNVANVGLGMLPTPGTPGLRWALRRFVRGMAGLGLVADRPLGLTGGWIPAGSPRPCVYGDTVLAGDAAGHTHPITGAGIFQAVMGGEMAGRWAARAVLEGDLSLLLGYEEEWADFYGDALSHAHQRRLLWEAHTGSLDKAINRFWIGFREYYAAS; translated from the coding sequence ATGCGCGTACTCAACTGCGATGTTCTTGTGGTTGGCGGCGGCCCCGCCGGGTCAAGCGCCGCGCGAGCGGCTGCTCTGGCCGGGGCTTCCGTAATTGTTGCCGAGCGGCGGCGCATAGTGGGCAGGCCCGTGCGCTGCGCTGAATATATCCCGGCCATGCTGGTTGGTCAGGCCAATGTGGGGGACGAATATATCGTGCAGCGCACAACGGGCATGCGCAGCTTTCTGCATGGCCGCTGCATACAGGATATGAGCGCCCCCGGCTGCGTGATCGACAGGGAAATGTTCGATCAAGCCCTTGCCCGCGCCGCCGTGAGCAGCGGCGCGAGGATTCTTCCCGGTCACGCCGCTGTTGGCCGCGAAGGCGGCGCGGGCGGCAAAGTGCTGCTGTCCGCGCCCAACAGCGCCACTGTGGGCGTGTCGGCCAAGGTAGTTATCGGGGCAGACGGCCCTGTTTCGCGCGTGGCGCGCTGGCTGGGCCTGCCCCGCCCGCACTGCCTGCCGTCCATACAGGTGCGCCTGCCCCTGCTGGAACATCAGGAACACACCCACATCTATTTTGATGAAAGCATCCGCGCTGGCTACGCCTGGGTTTTCCCCAAGGGCAATGTGGCAAACGTGGGCCTTGGCATGCTGCCCACCCCCGGCACACCGGGCCTGCGCTGGGCGTTGCGACGCTTTGTGCGCGGCATGGCCGGGCTTGGCCTTGTGGCCGACAGGCCGCTGGGCCTCACAGGCGGCTGGATACCCGCAGGATCGCCCCGCCCCTGCGTGTATGGCGACACGGTGCTTGCAGGCGATGCCGCAGGACACACCCATCCCATCACAGGGGCCGGTATTTTTCAGGCAGTGATGGGAGGTGAAATGGCTGGTCGCTGGGCCGCCAGAGCCGTTCTGGAGGGTGATCTGAGCCTTCTGCTGGGCTACGAGGAAGAATGGGCCGATTTTTACGGCGACGCCCTGTCGCACGCGCACCAACGCCGCCTTTTATGGGAGGCGCACACCGGCTCGCTCGACAAGGCCATCAACAGATTCTGGATAGGATTCAGGGAATACTATGCTGCAAGCTGA
- a CDS encoding radical SAM protein, translating into MSQATQLENQCPPCWQQTQPQSPEVARMSLAAAMTLDFAPGSFYRNACLSCINLLLTYRSGCAAKCAYCGLSGAKEKKESTSKSFIRVTWPAFTVDEIVAGIVRRQERVKRICISMLTNSRAPRDAAEICRRLRQAVDIPVSMLVSPTILTRRNLEELRDAGADKIGVAIDLATPELFDHYRGSGVGGPHSWKRYWQCLGESLDIFGQGMAGAHFMVGMGETEQDMCRAMQRVHDMGGNTHLFSFFPEGGSPLAHRLPPPIDQYRRIQLARWLIDNDQAHERFFTYNDRRALTGYGLPKADLDAIIDTGEPFRTCGCTGRDGEVACNRPYANSRPGPGIRNYPFKPEEADVRHIRLQMGLPA; encoded by the coding sequence ATGAGCCAAGCCACCCAACTTGAGAACCAATGCCCGCCCTGCTGGCAGCAAACACAGCCCCAAAGCCCCGAGGTTGCGCGCATGAGCCTTGCCGCAGCCATGACGCTCGACTTCGCCCCCGGATCCTTCTACCGCAACGCCTGCCTTTCGTGCATCAACCTGCTGCTGACCTACCGCTCTGGCTGCGCTGCCAAGTGCGCCTACTGCGGCCTCTCTGGCGCAAAAGAAAAGAAGGAAAGCACGAGCAAAAGCTTTATTCGCGTGACCTGGCCAGCATTTACCGTTGATGAAATCGTGGCGGGCATTGTGCGGCGTCAGGAGCGCGTCAAGCGCATCTGCATTTCCATGCTCACCAACAGCCGCGCCCCGCGCGATGCTGCAGAGATATGCCGCCGTTTGCGGCAGGCCGTTGATATTCCCGTTTCCATGCTGGTTTCGCCCACCATCCTTACCCGCAGAAACCTTGAGGAACTGCGCGATGCCGGAGCAGACAAGATCGGCGTAGCCATTGACCTTGCCACGCCGGAACTGTTTGACCACTACCGTGGGTCGGGAGTCGGTGGGCCGCACTCATGGAAGCGCTACTGGCAGTGCCTTGGCGAGAGCCTGGACATATTTGGTCAGGGAATGGCCGGGGCGCACTTTATGGTGGGCATGGGCGAAACAGAGCAGGACATGTGCCGCGCCATGCAGCGAGTGCACGACATGGGCGGCAACACGCACCTGTTTTCGTTTTTTCCCGAAGGGGGTTCGCCTCTGGCGCACCGCCTACCGCCGCCCATTGACCAGTACCGCCGCATTCAGCTGGCGCGCTGGCTCATCGACAACGATCAGGCCCACGAGCGGTTCTTCACCTACAACGACCGCCGCGCTCTCACGGGATACGGCCTGCCCAAAGCTGATCTGGACGCCATCATTGACACTGGCGAACCGTTCCGCACCTGCGGCTGCACCGGGCGCGACGGCGAGGTGGCCTGCAACCGCCCTTACGCCAACTCACGCCCTGGGCCGGGAATCCGCAACTATCCTTTCAAACCTGAAGAGGCGGATGTACGCCACATCCGTCTGCAAATGGGATTGCCCGCCTGA